CCGCCGCTGCGGCCCCGGCGGCCGCGGTGTGCCGTCCGAGGAGCAGGTAGCCCGCCGCGGCGAGCGTCCCGAGCGCCGCGCAGGCGCCCCAGACGGCGCCGCCGCCCGCGTACTGGAGCAGCAGGCCGCCCACCGCCGGGCCGAGGAACGAGGCGAGGGACCAGGAGAGCGAGTAGACGCCCTGGTAGCGCCCGCGTGCGTGGGCCGGGGCGAGCTCGGCCACCAGGCCCATCATGGTCGGCGCGTTCATGATCTCGCCGATCGTCCAGACCGCCACGGTGACCGCGAACAGCGCCGCGGAGGAGCCGGCCAGCGCGGTCAGACCGAAGCCCCAGCCGGTCAGCAGCGCACTGGCGACGAGCAGGGCGGTCCGGCTGCGGCCCTCCATCAGCCGGGTCACCGGAATCTGCAGCAGCACGATGAGCAGGCCGTTCAGTCCGATCACCAGCCCGTACCGGGTGGCCGAGATGCCGGCCTGCCCCATGTCGACGGCGAGGGTGGTGCTGCCCTGCTGGGCGACCAGCGCGAGCAGCAGGTTGAGCGCCACCACGATCACGAAGCGGGTGTCCCGGAACACCGCGGCGAGGCCGACGGCGGGCTCGTCGAGCCGGGCGGCCGGGGCGTCGGGCCTGGTCTCCGGGATCTTCACGAAGACGACCACCGCGCAGACCAGGGTGGAGAGCGCGTCGAGCAGGAACAGCGTCAGGTAGCCGTGGGTGGCGATCAGTCCGGCGGCAGCGGCGGACACTCCGAAGCCGATGTTGATGGCCCAGTAGTTCAGCGAGTAGGCGCGGACCCGGTCGGCCGCGGGCACGAGGTCCGCGATCATCGCTGAGACGGCGGGGCGGGAGGCGTTGTTGCAGAGCCCCACCAGGAACGCCACCACGGCGATGGCCGCCTGGCCGTCCGAGAAGCCGAGCATCGCCGTGAACAGGGCCGTGCCGAGCTGGGCGGCGACCAGGGTCGGACGCCGGCCGATCCGGTCGGTCAGCACCCCGGCGCCCACCGCCGCGACGGCCGAGCCGAGCCCGAAGAGAGAGGCGACCAGACCGGCGTACGAGGCGGAGTAGCCGCGGTCCGCCGTCAGGTAGAGCGCCAGGAACGTCACCACGAAGCCGCCCAGCCGGTTCACCAGGGTCGATGTCCAGAGCCACCAGAAGCGGCGCGGCAACCCGCCCACGGTCTCCGTCACGAGCTGTTGGAACCGGCTGGGGACGGGCATGGCGCGACTCCGGGGCGGCAGGTATCCCGATGAGCGGTGCGGGGTGGACCGGACAACGAGACAGTAAGTGGCTCAAGCGATGTGCACACATTACACAGCCTCCCCGGGTGCCTGCCAGCGGTCAATCCGCCTCCACTAAGCTGGGGGTCATGGCTGATACGACCTACCGACTGATCCTGCTCCGTCACGGCGAGAGCCAGTGGAACCAGAAGAACCTGTTCACGGGTTGGGTCGACGTCGACCTCAACGAGAAGGGCGAGAAGGAGGCCGCACGCGGTGGCGAGCTGCTCGCCGCCGAGGGCTACCTCCCGGACGTCCTGCACACCTCCCTGCTGCGCCGCGCCATCCGCACCTCGCAGATCGCGCTCGACAAGGCCGACCGGCACTGGATCCCGGTCAGCCGCAGCTGGCGGCTGAACGAGCGCCACTACGGCGCCCTGCAGGGCAAGGACAAGGCCCAGACCCTCGCCGAGTTCGGCGAGGAGCAGTTCCAGCTCTGGCGTCGTTCGTACGACACCCCGCCGCCGGTGCTGGCCGACGACAACGAGTACTCACAGGCCGCCGACCCGCGGTACGGGGACATCCCGAGCGAGCTGCGTCCGGCCACCGAGTGCCTCAAGGACGTCGTCGAGCGGATGCTCCCGTACTGGTACGACGCGATCGTCCCGGACCTCGTGGCCGGCCGCACCGTGCTGGTCACCGCGCACGGCAACAGCCTGCGCGCGCTGGTCAAGCACCTCGACGGCATCTCGGACGAGGACATCGCGGGCCTGAACATCCCGACCGGCATCCCGCTGGTGTACGAGCTCGACGCCGACTTCAAGCCGGTCACCAAGGGTGGCCGCTACCTGGACGCCGACGCCGCCGCGGCCGCCATCGAGGCCGTCAAGAACCAGGGCAAGAAGTAACCGCCACCGCCCAGGCGTTCCGCAGGCCGATCCGGCCCCGCCCCTCGACGAGGAGGGTCGGGGCCGGTTCCGTTGCCGGGCCGATGCGTCCTCACATCCGTTGTGCGGCAGTGCGGTTGCCCGCGCGCCGGGGTCGCGGGCCCGTTAAAATGGTTCAGACCATTGACGCCCGCACCCTTCGCCTTCTAGCGTGGGGGCAGTTGCCTGGCGCAGACATGCCAATGACTGCCGTCGGCCGCTCCCCACAAGCGGCCCGTGTCCGTGGCCTGTGTCCGGCGTGTTCATCCACCCCCACGGAGGAGCACCATGCGCAAGCGTCATGTTCTCGCCGCGGCCCTGGCCGCCGCCGCCGTCCCGCTGGGCCTCGCGTTCCCCGCCCAGTCGCACGGCTACATCTCCACCCCGCCCAGTCGCGCCGCACTGTGCGCGGCGGGGACGGTCGCCAACTGCGGTGACATCCAGTGGGAGCCGCAGAGCGTGGAGGGCCCCAAGGGCTTCCCGGCGCTCGGCCCCTCGGACGGCACCATCTGCGCGGGCGGCAACGCCCGGTTCGCCGAGCTGGACGACCCGCGCGGCGGCAACTGGCCCGCCACCAAGGTGACGGCCGGACAGAAGCTCACCTTCACCTGGAAGTTCACCGCGCGGCACGCCACCACGTCGTTCCGGTACTTCCTCACCAAGGCCGGTTACAACGCCGGCCAGCCCGTCACCAGGGCCTCGCTGGACACCACGCCGTTCCTCACCGTCCCCTACAACGGGGCCCAGCCGCCGACCACGCTGAGCCACACCGCGACCCTCCCGACCGGGCGGACCGGGCACCAGGTGGTCGTCGCGGTGTGGGAGATCGCCGACACCGGCAACGCGTTCTACTCCTGCACCGACCTCACGTTCTGAACGCCGAACCCGTTCTGAACCCCGAACCCGTCCCGGCCGCGTCCTGAGCCGGCCGGGACGGACCGTCGGCCGACCGGGTGCCACCGCTTCGAGCGGGAGCACCCGGCCGGCCGACGGTCTTTTCGGGCGGCTCAGGACGCGGCCGGGACGGGTTCGGCCGACCCGGCCGCGAACGCCGCTTCAGTGACCGCCGCAGCAGCCTCCGGCGACGCCGCCGCACTGGCACGGCGCGCCGTTCTGGCAGCCGCAGCCGCACCCCGGACCGCACCCGCAGCCGGCGGCGAGGACGGGCAGCGACTTCGGGGCGGGGGATTCGGTCGACCTGGCCGGTGACGCGGGCCGGGTGGGGGTTGCCTTCATGGCGCTGGACCCTCCTCGTGACGGGCACACCTCGGTGCCTTGCACCTTGAGTGAAGCGTCGCACCGAAGGAGCGTCAACGGGCGCGAAGGTGTGGGGAGCCCGGGGCACCGTGCGCCCCCACCACCCGGTTCAGAGGTTTGGACCGCGTCCGGCCGGCAGGCCCCTCATGCGAAGGCCCCTCATGCGGAGGCCCCTTATTCGGCGGCCGCGCCCTCGGTGGAGGCGATGAACTCCTCCACGTGCTCGCCGGTCACCAGATAGACGACCCGCTTGGCCACCGAGACCGCGTGGTCGGCGAAGCGCTCGTAGTACCGGCCGACCAGCGTGACGTCCACGCCCGTCTCGATCCCGTGCTGCCAGCGGTCGTCGATCAGGTGGGTGAACAGTTCGCGGTGCAGGGCGTCGATCGCGTCGTCGTCCCGCTCCAGCTCCAGTGCCGCGTCCACGTCCTTGGTCGCGATCACCAGGCCGGCCTTGGCCACCAGGCGCTGGGCGAGCTGCCCCATCTCCAGCACGATCGGGTGCAGGTCGATCGGGACGGCCGACTGCGGGTAGCGCAGCCGGGCGACCTTGGCCACGTGCCGGGCCAGATCGCCGCAGCGCTCCAGGTCGGCGCTCATCCGCAGTGAGGTGACCACGATCCGCAGGTCGGTGGCGACCGGCTGCTGGCGGGCGAGCAGGTCGATCGCCCGGTTCTCCAGTTCGTGGTGGAGGGCGTTGACCTTCTCGTCCGCCGCGATGACGCTCTCGGCCAGGACGAGGTCCGCGTCGAGCAGCGCGGTGGTGGCCCGGCCCATCGCGGAGCCGACCAGCCGGGCCATCTCGACCAGGCTGTCGCCGATCGAGTCGAGTTCCTCGTGGTACGCGTCGCGCATGCTCTCTCCTCAGAAGCTGTGTCGGTGGCGGTGCCGACCGGTCGCCCCGGGGTCCGTGAACCGGCGGGGCGGCCGCTGCTGGTGCGCGCATCGTACGCGCGTACCAGGGACGGCCGGCGGCTCTCCCGCCGTCGCCGTCCCGTCCCACACGGGCCGCGCCACCCAGACTGGTCCGTCCGGGCGACCACGCACGACCCCCGCGGTGAACCGGCAGCTACTTGAAGGTGAATTCTCGGCAACGTACGGCCGATCCCTTGATCCGACCCCGGGGGAGCTCGCTCGGGATGCGCTTACGCTGGCCCCATGGACGTGAATGTGGCCGCCGCCGCAGCCTGCGCCATAGCCGGG
The sequence above is drawn from the Kitasatospora sp. NBC_00315 genome and encodes:
- a CDS encoding MDR family MFS transporter, yielding MPVPSRFQQLVTETVGGLPRRFWWLWTSTLVNRLGGFVVTFLALYLTADRGYSASYAGLVASLFGLGSAVAAVGAGVLTDRIGRRPTLVAAQLGTALFTAMLGFSDGQAAIAVVAFLVGLCNNASRPAVSAMIADLVPAADRVRAYSLNYWAINIGFGVSAAAAGLIATHGYLTLFLLDALSTLVCAVVVFVKIPETRPDAPAARLDEPAVGLAAVFRDTRFVIVVALNLLLALVAQQGSTTLAVDMGQAGISATRYGLVIGLNGLLIVLLQIPVTRLMEGRSRTALLVASALLTGWGFGLTALAGSSAALFAVTVAVWTIGEIMNAPTMMGLVAELAPAHARGRYQGVYSLSWSLASFLGPAVGGLLLQYAGGGAVWGACAALGTLAAAGYLLLGRHTAAAGAAAAALAGQVPVRAPRAVSEQEPGPTAENGRAAGARA
- a CDS encoding phosphoglyceromutase; amino-acid sequence: MADTTYRLILLRHGESQWNQKNLFTGWVDVDLNEKGEKEAARGGELLAAEGYLPDVLHTSLLRRAIRTSQIALDKADRHWIPVSRSWRLNERHYGALQGKDKAQTLAEFGEEQFQLWRRSYDTPPPVLADDNEYSQAADPRYGDIPSELRPATECLKDVVERMLPYWYDAIVPDLVAGRTVLVTAHGNSLRALVKHLDGISDEDIAGLNIPTGIPLVYELDADFKPVTKGGRYLDADAAAAAIEAVKNQGKK
- a CDS encoding lytic polysaccharide monooxygenase codes for the protein MRKRHVLAAALAAAAVPLGLAFPAQSHGYISTPPSRAALCAAGTVANCGDIQWEPQSVEGPKGFPALGPSDGTICAGGNARFAELDDPRGGNWPATKVTAGQKLTFTWKFTARHATTSFRYFLTKAGYNAGQPVTRASLDTTPFLTVPYNGAQPPTTLSHTATLPTGRTGHQVVVAVWEIADTGNAFYSCTDLTF
- the phoU gene encoding phosphate signaling complex protein PhoU, with protein sequence MRDAYHEELDSIGDSLVEMARLVGSAMGRATTALLDADLVLAESVIAADEKVNALHHELENRAIDLLARQQPVATDLRIVVTSLRMSADLERCGDLARHVAKVARLRYPQSAVPIDLHPIVLEMGQLAQRLVAKAGLVIATKDVDAALELERDDDAIDALHRELFTHLIDDRWQHGIETGVDVTLVGRYYERFADHAVSVAKRVVYLVTGEHVEEFIASTEGAAAE